From a single Mangifera indica cultivar Alphonso chromosome 19, CATAS_Mindica_2.1, whole genome shotgun sequence genomic region:
- the LOC123203506 gene encoding uncharacterized protein LOC123203506 isoform X2 has product MMMEGEGSSSSKKRGVQNHDDGFINTLFSWSLDDIRNKNLFSHKVEKIPESFESVTQYLGSFVYPLLEETRAELFSPMEIISRAPYAKVDVFRPLGSELFDVKIDYWRNRFSNNGKEPYKTLPGDILILADAKPETISDLERVGRMWSFLSVMTIAEDDNDSTSTYFKVKASKSIQQFEREKSLFVIFLANITTNRRIWKSLNMSRNLKIIKKVLRGNSVSEESCQVCSELNGGILYEKFGSGLSSTLNASQLNAVLACLDGVRCDHKSSVQLIWGPPGTGKTKAVSMLLFTLLKTKCRTLTCAPTNVAITEVASRVLKLLKESIKTDDYGSETLMLPLGDILLFGSKERLKVGQEIEEIYLDYRVKKLSECFGTLTGWRHCFSSMMDLLEDCVSQYHIFLENKLVKKRESTDKNEVKENYRNMEMEGDNEEFKSFLEFVRDRFKHTATPLRNCIFIFCTHIPKRFILESNFQNMIDLISLLDSFETLLFQKNVVSDELQELFSHSVAEEFFSSPGHRNYLLQKRRGECHTVLKNLQDSFNKLKFPSGMNIDSLKAFCFKTASVIFCTASSSFKLHSVAMEPLNVLVIDEAAQLKESESTIPLQLLGLNHTILIGDECQLPAMVKSKVTDEASFGRSLFERLSSLGRSKHLLNTQYRMHPSISCFPNSYFYNNRIWDSPNVKRRINKNVFLPRSPIFRPYSFINILEGREESIGRSWRNMVEVAVVMKILQNLYKDWNDSKQKLSIGIVSPYSAQVQAIEKKLGGKYDDSDDFTVKVKSIDGFQGGEEDIIIISTVRSNERGSIGFLSKPQRINVALTRARHCLWILGNERTLTHGESVWKILINDAKDRCCFFNADEDKDLAKAILEPKKELNELNELLNADSVLFNNQKWKNRSTKGKATEAGSEEKLDKDSKEALQVHLASGSQWPKNSEKIENKGKGKKKPKRKNKRNEFWRQKDADDEKSILLNAPAVELDVHLNNLFLQQNRSTKGKATEAGSEEKLDKDRKEALQVHLAPGSQWPENSEKIENKGKGMKKPKRKNKRNEFWQQKDADDEKSILLNAPAVEQNRSTKGKATEAGSEDKLDKDSKEALQVHLASGSQWPENSQKIENKGKGKKKPKRKNKRNEFWQQKDADDEKSILLNAPAVEQNRSTKGKATKAGSEEKLDKDSKEALQVHLASGSQRPENSEKIENKGKGMKKPKRKNKRNEFWQQKDADDEKSILLNAPAVEQNRSTKGKATEAGSEDKLDKDSKEALQVHLASGSQWPENSQKIENKGKGKKKPKRKNKRNEFWQQKDADDEKSILLNAPAVEQNRSTKGKATKAGSEEKLDKDSKEALQVHLASGSQRPENSEKIENKGKGMKKPKRKNKRNEFWQQKDADDEKSILLNAPAVEQNRSTKGKATEAGSEDKLDKDSKEALQVHLASGSQWPENSQKIENKGKGKKKPKRKNKRNEFWQQKDADDEKSILLNAPAVEQNRSTKGKATKAGSEEKLDKDSKEVLQVHLASGSQRPENSEKIENKGKGKKRPKRKNKRNAALALDPKALSTTNVKLLAKIALNLAVSNSTSSLKYIDAMAKKEKSSPKLKSAHEFCISQYQYTVNSFKSALSDLDVDPMTANYDAKVASDGASYCADKLKSEGFQSKDGYQ; this is encoded by the exons ATGATGATGGAAGGTGAAGGTAGTAGTAGCAGCAAGAAGAGAGGAGTTCAAAATCATGACGATGGCTTCATTAATACTCTGTTTTCTTGGTCTCTTGATGACATTCGTAACAAAAATCTTTTCAGTCATAAG GTGGAAAAAATTCCGGAATCATTTGAATCTGTCACTCAGTATTTGGGGTCATTTGTTTATCCTTTGTTGGAAGAAACACGAGCAGAACTGTTTTCACCTATGGAGATCATTTCAAGAGCACCTTATGCTAAGGTGGATGTTTTTAGGCCTCTTGGATCTGAGTTATTTGATGTTAAGATTGATTACTGGAGGAACAGGTTCAGTAACAATGGTAAAGAGCCTTATAAAACTTTGCCGggggatattttaattttagcagATGCGAAACCTGAAACTATTTCCGACTTGGAGAGGGTTGGTAGAATGTGGTCTTTTCTATCAGTCATGACAATCGCTGAGGATGATAATGATAGCACTTCTACTTACTTTAAAGTGAAGGCTTCAAAAAGCATCCAGCAGTTTGAAAGGGAGAAATCACTGTTTGTGATTTTCTTGGCAAATATTACTACTAACAGAAGAATATGGAAATCCTTGAACATGTCCCGAAATTTGAAGATTATCAAAAAAGTTTTACGCGGGAATTCCGTG TCGGAGGAAAGTTGCCAAGTCTGTTCTGAACTGAATGGAGGGATCTTATATGAGAAATTTGGTAGTGGCTTATCATCAACATTGAATGCTTCGCAATTGAATGCAGTTCTTGCCTGTCTTGATGGAGTGCGTTGTGATCACAAGTCCTCTGTGCAACTTATATGGGGTCCCCCTGGAACAGGGAAAACTAAAGCTGTTAGTATGCTTCTCTTTACTCTGTTGAAAACAAAATGCAGAACCCTTACTTGTGCCCCGACGAATGTTGCAATTACAGAAGTTGCTTCTCGTGTTCTGAAGCTGCTGAAAGAATCGATTAAAACTGATGACTATGGAAGTGAGACTCTGATGCTTCCTCTTGGAGATATTCTCTTGTTTGGGAGTAAGGAGAGACTCAAAGTTGGTcaagaaatagaagaaatatATTTGGATTATCGCGTTAAAAAGCTTTCAGAGTGTTTTGGTACGCTGACTGGCTGGAGGCATTGCTTCTCATCCATGATGGATTTACTTGAAGATTGTGTTTCTCAGTATCACATTTTCTTGGAGAATAAATTGGTAAAGAAGAGAGAAAGTACTGACAAAAATGAAGTCAAAGAGAATTACAGGAATATGGAAATGGAAGGTGACAATGAGGAGTTTAAATCATTTCTTGAATTTGTGAGAGATAGATTTAAACATACTGCTACTCCTCTTAGGAATTGTATATTTATCTTCTGCACTCACATACCAAAACGTTTCATTTTGGaaagtaattttcaaaatatgataGATCTTAtcagtttacttgattctttcgaAACTTTGTTGTTTCAAAAAAATGTAGTTTCTGACGAGCTGCAAGAGCTCTTTTCACATTCAGTAGCTGAAGAGTTTTTTTCATCACCTGGGCATAGAAATTACTTGTTGCAGAAAAGGAGAGGTGAATGCCatacagttttaaaaaatcttcaGGATTCCTTTAATAAACTTAAGTTTCCAAGTGGTATGAACATAGATTCATTAAAAGCTTTCTGCTTTAAAACAGCTTCTGTAATATTTTGCACTGCTTCTAGTTCATTTAAGCTGCATTCAGTGGCCATGGAACCACTGAACGTTCTGGTCATTGATGAAGCGGCACAACTAAAAGAAAGTGAGTCGACAATACCCCTGCAACTGTTGGGCTTAAATCATACTATTCTCATTGGGGATGAGTGCCAATTGCCAGCAATGGTTAAAAGCAAG GTTACTGACGAAGCTTCCTTCGGGAGAAGCTTATTTGAGAGGCTGAGCTCATTGGGTCGCTCTAAACACCTGCTCAATACACAGTATCGGATGCACCCCTCAATTAGCTGCTTCccaaattcttatttttataacaacCGGATTTGGGATTCTCCTAATGTtaaaagaagaatcaacaaaaatgtctttttgcCAAGATCTCCAATATTCCGTCCATATTCTTTCATCAATATTCTTGAAGGGAGAGAAGAGTCCATTGGCCGTAGCTGGAGAAATATGGTTGAGGTAGCTGTTGTGATGAAAATATTGCAGAACCTGTACAAAG ATTGGAATGACTCAAAACAGAAGCTGAGCATTGGCATAGTCTCACCTTACAGTGCTCAAGTACaagcaattgaaaaaaaacttgGAGGCAAGTATGATGACTCTGATGACTTTACTGTAAAAGTGAAGTCGATTGATGGGTTTCAAGGTGGTGAGGAGgacattattataatttccaCTGTGAGAAGCAACGAAAGGGGATCCATTGGATTCTTGTCCAAGCCACAGAGAATCAATGTTGCACTTACAAGGGCCAG GCACTGTTTATGGATTTTAGGGAATGAAAGGACCTTAACTCATGGTGAATCTGTTTGGAAAATCTTAATCAATGATGCTAAGGACCGCTGTTGTTTCTTTAATGCTGATGAAGATAAGGATTTGGCCAAAGCTATATTAGAGCCCAAAAAAGAGCTTAATGAATTGAATGAATTGCTGAATGCTGACAGTGTACTTTTCAACAATCAAAAGTGGAAG AACAGGAGTACTAAAGGCAAGGCAACGGAGGCAGGTTCAGAAGAGAAATTGGATAAGGACAGTAAGGAGGCATTGCAAGTTCATCTAGCCTCTGGTTCCCAGTGGCCAAAAAATTCTGAGAAGATTGAAAACAAGgggaagggaaagaaaaagccTAAGAGAAAGAACAAGCGAAATG AATTCTGGCGACAGAAAGATGCAGATGATGAAAAGAGCATTTTGTTGAATGCCCCAGCAGTTGAg TTGGATGTTCACTTGAATAACCTATTCTTGCAGCAGAATAGGAGTACTAAAGGCAAGGCAACAGAGGCGGGTTCAGAAGAGAAATTGGATAAGGACAGGAAGGAGGCATTGCAAGTTCATCTAGCCCCTGGTTCCCAGTGGCCAGAAAATTCTGAGAAGATTGAAAACAAGGGGAAAGGAATGAAAAAGCCTAAGAGAAAGAACAAGCGAAATG AATTCTGGCAACAGAAAGATGCAGATGATGAAAAGAGCATTTTGTTGAATGCCCCAGCAGTTGAG CAGAATAGGAGTACTAAAGGCAAGGCAACAGAGGCGGGATCAGAAGATAAATTGGATAAGGACAGTAAGGAGGCATTGCAAGTTCATCTAGCCTCTGGTTCTCAGTGGCCAGAAAATTCTCAGAAGATTGAAAACAAGgggaagggaaagaaaaagccTAAGAGAAAGAACAAGCGAAATG AATTCTGGCAACAGAAAGATGCAGATGATGAAAAGAGCATTTTGTTGAATGCCCCAGCAGTTGAg CAGAATAGGAGTACTAAAGGCAAGGCAACAAAGGCGGGATCAGAAGAGAAATTGGATAAGGACAGTAAGGAGGCATTGCAAGTTCATCTAGCCTCTGGTTCCCAGCGGCCAGAAAATTCTGAGAAGATTGAAAACAAGGGGAAAGGAATGAAAAAGCCTAAGAGAAAGAACAAGCGAAATG AATTCTGGCAACAGAAAGATGCAGATGATGAAAAGAGCATTTTGTTGAATGCCCCAGCAGTTGAG CAGAATAGGAGTACTAAAGGCAAGGCAACAGAGGCGGGATCAGAAGATAAATTGGATAAGGACAGTAAGGAGGCATTGCAAGTTCATCTAGCCTCTGGTTCCCAGTGGCCAGAAAATTCTCAGAAGATTGAAAACAAGgggaagggaaagaaaaagccTAAGAGAAAGAACAAGCGAAATG AATTCTGGCAACAGAAAGATGCAGATGATGAAAAGAGCATTTTGTTGAATGCCCCAGCAGTTGAg CAGAATAGGAGTACTAAAGGCAAGGCAACAAAGGCGGGATCAGAAGAGAAATTGGATAAGGACAGTAAGGAGGCATTGCAAGTTCATCTAGCCTCTGGTTCCCAGCGGCCAGAAAATTCTGAGAAGATTGAAAACAAGGGGAAAGGAATGAAAAAGCCTAAGAGAAAGAACAAGCGAAATG AATTCTGGCAACAGAAAGATGCAGATGATGAAAAGAGCATTTTGTTGAATGCCCCAGCAGTTGAG CAGAATAGGAGTACTAAAGGCAAGGCAACAGAGGCGGGATCAGAAGATAAATTGGATAAGGACAGTAAGGAGGCATTGCAAGTTCATCTAGCCTCTGGTTCCCAGTGGCCAGAAAATTCTCAGAAGATTGAAAACAAGgggaagggaaagaaaaagccTAAGAGAAAGAACAAGCGAAATG AATTCTGGCAACAGAAAGATGCAGATGATGAAAAGAGCATTTTGTTGAATGCCCCAGCAGTTGAg CAGAATAGGAGTACTAAAGGCAAGGCAACAAAGGCGGGATCAGAAGAGAAATTGGATAAGGACAGTAAGGAGGTATTGCAAGTTCATCTAGCCTCTGGTTCCCAGCGGCCAGAAAATTCTGAGAAGATTGAAAACAAGgggaagggaaagaaaaggcCTAAGAGAAAGAACAAGCGAAATG cCGCTCTCGCATTAGATCCTAAAGCCTTGTCTACAACAAACGTGAAATTGCTGGCTAAGATAGCGCTAAACTTGGCTGTATCTAATTCCACAAGCAGCCTAAAATACATTGATGCAATGGCGAAGAAGGAAAAATCTTCACCGAAACTGAAATCGGCACACGAGTTCTGCATTTCACAGTATCAGTACACCGTGAATTCATTCAAAAGTGCTTTGAGCGACTTGGATGTAGATCCTATGACTGCAAATTATGATGCAAAAGTTGCTTCTGATGGTGCATCTTACTGTGCAGACAAACTGAAATCTGAGGGATTTCAATCTAAAGACGGTTACCAATAA
- the LOC123203506 gene encoding uncharacterized protein LOC123203506 isoform X10 gives MMMEGEGSSSSKKRGVQNHDDGFINTLFSWSLDDIRNKNLFSHKVEKIPESFESVTQYLGSFVYPLLEETRAELFSPMEIISRAPYAKVDVFRPLGSELFDVKIDYWRNRFSNNGKEPYKTLPGDILILADAKPETISDLERVGRMWSFLSVMTIAEDDNDSTSTYFKVKASKSIQQFEREKSLFVIFLANITTNRRIWKSLNMSRNLKIIKKVLRGNSVSEESCQVCSELNGGILYEKFGSGLSSTLNASQLNAVLACLDGVRCDHKSSVQLIWGPPGTGKTKAVSMLLFTLLKTKCRTLTCAPTNVAITEVASRVLKLLKESIKTDDYGSETLMLPLGDILLFGSKERLKVGQEIEEIYLDYRVKKLSECFGTLTGWRHCFSSMMDLLEDCVSQYHIFLENKLVKKRESTDKNEVKENYRNMEMEGDNEEFKSFLEFVRDRFKHTATPLRNCIFIFCTHIPKRFILESNFQNMIDLISLLDSFETLLFQKNVVSDELQELFSHSVAEEFFSSPGHRNYLLQKRRGECHTVLKNLQDSFNKLKFPSGMNIDSLKAFCFKTASVIFCTASSSFKLHSVAMEPLNVLVIDEAAQLKESESTIPLQLLGLNHTILIGDECQLPAMVKSKVTDEASFGRSLFERLSSLGRSKHLLNTQYRMHPSISCFPNSYFYNNRIWDSPNVKRRINKNVFLPRSPIFRPYSFINILEGREESIGRSWRNMVEVAVVMKILQNLYKDWNDSKQKLSIGIVSPYSAQVQAIEKKLGGKYDDSDDFTVKVKSIDGFQGGEEDIIIISTVRSNERGSIGFLSKPQRINVALTRARHCLWILGNERTLTHGESVWKILINDAKDRCCFFNADEDKDLAKAILEPKKELNELNELLNADSVLFNNQKWKQNRSTKGKATEAGSEEKLDKDSKEALQVHLASGSQWPKNSEKIENKGKGKKKPKRKNKRNEFWRQKDADDEKSILLNAPAVENRSTKGKATEAGSEEKLDKDRKEALQVHLAPGSQWPENSEKIENKGKGMKKPKRKNKRNEFWQQKDADDEKSILLNAPAVEQNRSTKGKATEAGSEDKLDKDSKEALQVHLASGSQWPENSQKIENKGKGKKKPKRKNKRNEFWQQKDADDEKSILLNAPAVEQNRSTKGKATKAGSEEKLDKDSKEALQVHLASGSQRPENSEKIENKGKGMKKPKRKNKRNEFWQQKDADDEKSILLNAPAVEQNRSTKGKATEAGSEDKLDKDSKEALQVHLASGSQWPENSQKIENKGKGKKKPKRKNKRNEFWQQKDADDEKSILLNAPAVEQNRSTKGKATKAGSEEKLDKDSKEALQVHLASGSQRPENSEKIENKGKGMKKPKRKNKRNEFWQQKDADDEKSILLNAPAVEQNRSTKGKATEAGSEDKLDKDSKEALQVHLASGSQWPENSQKIENKGKGKKKPKRKNKRNEFWQQKDADDEKSILLNAPAVEQNRSTKGKATKAGSEEKLDKDSKEVLQVHLASGSQRPENSEKIENKGKGKKRPKRKNKRNAALALDPKALSTTNVKLLAKIALNLAVSNSTSSLKYIDAMAKKEKSSPKLKSAHEFCISQYQYTVNSFKSALSDLDVDPMTANYDAKVASDGASYCADKLKSEGFQSKDGYQ, from the exons ATGATGATGGAAGGTGAAGGTAGTAGTAGCAGCAAGAAGAGAGGAGTTCAAAATCATGACGATGGCTTCATTAATACTCTGTTTTCTTGGTCTCTTGATGACATTCGTAACAAAAATCTTTTCAGTCATAAG GTGGAAAAAATTCCGGAATCATTTGAATCTGTCACTCAGTATTTGGGGTCATTTGTTTATCCTTTGTTGGAAGAAACACGAGCAGAACTGTTTTCACCTATGGAGATCATTTCAAGAGCACCTTATGCTAAGGTGGATGTTTTTAGGCCTCTTGGATCTGAGTTATTTGATGTTAAGATTGATTACTGGAGGAACAGGTTCAGTAACAATGGTAAAGAGCCTTATAAAACTTTGCCGggggatattttaattttagcagATGCGAAACCTGAAACTATTTCCGACTTGGAGAGGGTTGGTAGAATGTGGTCTTTTCTATCAGTCATGACAATCGCTGAGGATGATAATGATAGCACTTCTACTTACTTTAAAGTGAAGGCTTCAAAAAGCATCCAGCAGTTTGAAAGGGAGAAATCACTGTTTGTGATTTTCTTGGCAAATATTACTACTAACAGAAGAATATGGAAATCCTTGAACATGTCCCGAAATTTGAAGATTATCAAAAAAGTTTTACGCGGGAATTCCGTG TCGGAGGAAAGTTGCCAAGTCTGTTCTGAACTGAATGGAGGGATCTTATATGAGAAATTTGGTAGTGGCTTATCATCAACATTGAATGCTTCGCAATTGAATGCAGTTCTTGCCTGTCTTGATGGAGTGCGTTGTGATCACAAGTCCTCTGTGCAACTTATATGGGGTCCCCCTGGAACAGGGAAAACTAAAGCTGTTAGTATGCTTCTCTTTACTCTGTTGAAAACAAAATGCAGAACCCTTACTTGTGCCCCGACGAATGTTGCAATTACAGAAGTTGCTTCTCGTGTTCTGAAGCTGCTGAAAGAATCGATTAAAACTGATGACTATGGAAGTGAGACTCTGATGCTTCCTCTTGGAGATATTCTCTTGTTTGGGAGTAAGGAGAGACTCAAAGTTGGTcaagaaatagaagaaatatATTTGGATTATCGCGTTAAAAAGCTTTCAGAGTGTTTTGGTACGCTGACTGGCTGGAGGCATTGCTTCTCATCCATGATGGATTTACTTGAAGATTGTGTTTCTCAGTATCACATTTTCTTGGAGAATAAATTGGTAAAGAAGAGAGAAAGTACTGACAAAAATGAAGTCAAAGAGAATTACAGGAATATGGAAATGGAAGGTGACAATGAGGAGTTTAAATCATTTCTTGAATTTGTGAGAGATAGATTTAAACATACTGCTACTCCTCTTAGGAATTGTATATTTATCTTCTGCACTCACATACCAAAACGTTTCATTTTGGaaagtaattttcaaaatatgataGATCTTAtcagtttacttgattctttcgaAACTTTGTTGTTTCAAAAAAATGTAGTTTCTGACGAGCTGCAAGAGCTCTTTTCACATTCAGTAGCTGAAGAGTTTTTTTCATCACCTGGGCATAGAAATTACTTGTTGCAGAAAAGGAGAGGTGAATGCCatacagttttaaaaaatcttcaGGATTCCTTTAATAAACTTAAGTTTCCAAGTGGTATGAACATAGATTCATTAAAAGCTTTCTGCTTTAAAACAGCTTCTGTAATATTTTGCACTGCTTCTAGTTCATTTAAGCTGCATTCAGTGGCCATGGAACCACTGAACGTTCTGGTCATTGATGAAGCGGCACAACTAAAAGAAAGTGAGTCGACAATACCCCTGCAACTGTTGGGCTTAAATCATACTATTCTCATTGGGGATGAGTGCCAATTGCCAGCAATGGTTAAAAGCAAG GTTACTGACGAAGCTTCCTTCGGGAGAAGCTTATTTGAGAGGCTGAGCTCATTGGGTCGCTCTAAACACCTGCTCAATACACAGTATCGGATGCACCCCTCAATTAGCTGCTTCccaaattcttatttttataacaacCGGATTTGGGATTCTCCTAATGTtaaaagaagaatcaacaaaaatgtctttttgcCAAGATCTCCAATATTCCGTCCATATTCTTTCATCAATATTCTTGAAGGGAGAGAAGAGTCCATTGGCCGTAGCTGGAGAAATATGGTTGAGGTAGCTGTTGTGATGAAAATATTGCAGAACCTGTACAAAG ATTGGAATGACTCAAAACAGAAGCTGAGCATTGGCATAGTCTCACCTTACAGTGCTCAAGTACaagcaattgaaaaaaaacttgGAGGCAAGTATGATGACTCTGATGACTTTACTGTAAAAGTGAAGTCGATTGATGGGTTTCAAGGTGGTGAGGAGgacattattataatttccaCTGTGAGAAGCAACGAAAGGGGATCCATTGGATTCTTGTCCAAGCCACAGAGAATCAATGTTGCACTTACAAGGGCCAG GCACTGTTTATGGATTTTAGGGAATGAAAGGACCTTAACTCATGGTGAATCTGTTTGGAAAATCTTAATCAATGATGCTAAGGACCGCTGTTGTTTCTTTAATGCTGATGAAGATAAGGATTTGGCCAAAGCTATATTAGAGCCCAAAAAAGAGCTTAATGAATTGAATGAATTGCTGAATGCTGACAGTGTACTTTTCAACAATCAAAAGTGGAAG CAGAACAGGAGTACTAAAGGCAAGGCAACGGAGGCAGGTTCAGAAGAGAAATTGGATAAGGACAGTAAGGAGGCATTGCAAGTTCATCTAGCCTCTGGTTCCCAGTGGCCAAAAAATTCTGAGAAGATTGAAAACAAGgggaagggaaagaaaaagccTAAGAGAAAGAACAAGCGAAATG AATTCTGGCGACAGAAAGATGCAGATGATGAAAAGAGCATTTTGTTGAATGCCCCAGCAGTTGAg AATAGGAGTACTAAAGGCAAGGCAACAGAGGCGGGTTCAGAAGAGAAATTGGATAAGGACAGGAAGGAGGCATTGCAAGTTCATCTAGCCCCTGGTTCCCAGTGGCCAGAAAATTCTGAGAAGATTGAAAACAAGGGGAAAGGAATGAAAAAGCCTAAGAGAAAGAACAAGCGAAATG AATTCTGGCAACAGAAAGATGCAGATGATGAAAAGAGCATTTTGTTGAATGCCCCAGCAGTTGAG CAGAATAGGAGTACTAAAGGCAAGGCAACAGAGGCGGGATCAGAAGATAAATTGGATAAGGACAGTAAGGAGGCATTGCAAGTTCATCTAGCCTCTGGTTCTCAGTGGCCAGAAAATTCTCAGAAGATTGAAAACAAGgggaagggaaagaaaaagccTAAGAGAAAGAACAAGCGAAATG AATTCTGGCAACAGAAAGATGCAGATGATGAAAAGAGCATTTTGTTGAATGCCCCAGCAGTTGAg CAGAATAGGAGTACTAAAGGCAAGGCAACAAAGGCGGGATCAGAAGAGAAATTGGATAAGGACAGTAAGGAGGCATTGCAAGTTCATCTAGCCTCTGGTTCCCAGCGGCCAGAAAATTCTGAGAAGATTGAAAACAAGGGGAAAGGAATGAAAAAGCCTAAGAGAAAGAACAAGCGAAATG AATTCTGGCAACAGAAAGATGCAGATGATGAAAAGAGCATTTTGTTGAATGCCCCAGCAGTTGAG CAGAATAGGAGTACTAAAGGCAAGGCAACAGAGGCGGGATCAGAAGATAAATTGGATAAGGACAGTAAGGAGGCATTGCAAGTTCATCTAGCCTCTGGTTCCCAGTGGCCAGAAAATTCTCAGAAGATTGAAAACAAGgggaagggaaagaaaaagccTAAGAGAAAGAACAAGCGAAATG AATTCTGGCAACAGAAAGATGCAGATGATGAAAAGAGCATTTTGTTGAATGCCCCAGCAGTTGAg CAGAATAGGAGTACTAAAGGCAAGGCAACAAAGGCGGGATCAGAAGAGAAATTGGATAAGGACAGTAAGGAGGCATTGCAAGTTCATCTAGCCTCTGGTTCCCAGCGGCCAGAAAATTCTGAGAAGATTGAAAACAAGGGGAAAGGAATGAAAAAGCCTAAGAGAAAGAACAAGCGAAATG AATTCTGGCAACAGAAAGATGCAGATGATGAAAAGAGCATTTTGTTGAATGCCCCAGCAGTTGAG CAGAATAGGAGTACTAAAGGCAAGGCAACAGAGGCGGGATCAGAAGATAAATTGGATAAGGACAGTAAGGAGGCATTGCAAGTTCATCTAGCCTCTGGTTCCCAGTGGCCAGAAAATTCTCAGAAGATTGAAAACAAGgggaagggaaagaaaaagccTAAGAGAAAGAACAAGCGAAATG AATTCTGGCAACAGAAAGATGCAGATGATGAAAAGAGCATTTTGTTGAATGCCCCAGCAGTTGAg CAGAATAGGAGTACTAAAGGCAAGGCAACAAAGGCGGGATCAGAAGAGAAATTGGATAAGGACAGTAAGGAGGTATTGCAAGTTCATCTAGCCTCTGGTTCCCAGCGGCCAGAAAATTCTGAGAAGATTGAAAACAAGgggaagggaaagaaaaggcCTAAGAGAAAGAACAAGCGAAATG cCGCTCTCGCATTAGATCCTAAAGCCTTGTCTACAACAAACGTGAAATTGCTGGCTAAGATAGCGCTAAACTTGGCTGTATCTAATTCCACAAGCAGCCTAAAATACATTGATGCAATGGCGAAGAAGGAAAAATCTTCACCGAAACTGAAATCGGCACACGAGTTCTGCATTTCACAGTATCAGTACACCGTGAATTCATTCAAAAGTGCTTTGAGCGACTTGGATGTAGATCCTATGACTGCAAATTATGATGCAAAAGTTGCTTCTGATGGTGCATCTTACTGTGCAGACAAACTGAAATCTGAGGGATTTCAATCTAAAGACGGTTACCAATAA